The genomic DNA GACGTTGCTCAGGCCTTGTTCGCGGATCACCCGTTCGATGCGTTGCAGGCTTTTCGCCGAGGCATCCCACAGGCCGATTTCTTCGGCAGTGTGGCCGATCACGTCGGCGGCGCTCCAGCCGAATGTCTGGGTGAAGCTTGAGTTGATTTCAATGAACTCACCGCTGTCCTGGCGCGTGACGCAGATCGGGTCGGGGCTGACCTGGAACAGCGTGGCGAATTTTTCTTCTGAAGCCACCAGCCGTTGTTCGCGTTCGACCTGATCGGTGATGTCCAGCAGGGTACCGGCCATGCGCAACGGCGCGCCGTTATCGTCGCGATAGAGGCGCGCGCGGCTTTCCAGATAGCGCGAGCTGCCGTCCGGCAGTTGTACCCGGTATGTCAGCTGATAGTTGCCCGCCGGGCCTTCGCGCAGGCTTCGATAGGCGTCGCGCATGTTGTCTCGCTCTTCGCCGGGCACGCCTTCGAAAAACTCATCGAACGATTCATGGAACGGAATCGGCTCAAGGCCATGCAACTGTGCAGCGCGTGCAGAACCGTAGAGCATGCCGCTGGGGATGTGCCAGTCCCAGGTGCCGAGCTGCGCCGAATCCAGCGCCAGATCGAGGCGTTCCTGGCTGTCTTTCAAGGCGTGTTCGGCGGCTTTGCGCTCGGTGGTGTCGAGGAATGTGCTGAGCAGATAGGGCTGGCCTTCGAGTTCGACCTTTTGCGCACTGAGAATGCCGTCAAGGACTTGGCCGTTACTGGCGCGAAATTGCACTTCCATGCTGACCAGCTCGCCCTTGGCTTTGGTCTTCTTGACCAGTTCGGCGCGCTGCTCGGGATGCACCCACAGCCCAAGTTCCAGGGTGGTGCGGCCAATGGCGCTCTGCACCGGCCAGCCGAACAGACTTTCGAAATACTGGTTGGCCTCGCTGATCAAACCGTCTTCCTGTCGCGTCAGCAACACCATGTTCGGGCACAGATGAAACAGCGTGGCGAAACGTTTCTCCGAGCTGCTCAAGGCCTGTTCGCGCTGGCGCTGATGGGTGATTTCGCGAATCACCCCGATCATTCGGGGGCGGCCATTTTTGTCCGGAAGCAGACTGCCGTTGATTTCCAGCCAGTGCAGGCTGCCGTCGGGCCATCGGATGCGGTGGTGCATCGCCTGTTCCAGCGGTGCGCCGGCAATCACCGCGTGGAAGGCGCGTACGGTTTTCGCCCGGTCTTCCGGTGGCAGCAAATCGAGGTATTCGAGGTCTTCCGGCAACGGTTGCCGCGGATCGAAACCGAACAACGCCTGGGTGCCCCGTGACCAACTGATCTGCCCACGCTCGATGTCCCAATACCAGGCGCCGAGCCGTGCGCCGTTGAGCGCCGCCAGCAATTGCGGCGCGCTCTCCCAGCTCTGCTCGGAATGTCGCGGGTCAATGGCTTGAATGCGCGGCATCGGCGGAATTCGGTCAACAGACTTTGGCATCGTTAACAGGCCTTGAGCGGGTGGTGGCATTTAGGTACAGAGACAGCGGCTCTATAGGATTAGCACAAGTTAGCCCTGAATCCCTGGCAGATCGATTTGTGCATCCAGCAAGGCCATAAACGCCCTTGCCGCATTCGACAGCGTCCGTTCGGTGTGCACGATATAGCCTAGCTGGCGAGTGAGCTGTATGCCCGGCAATGCGATGCTCGCGACTTGTTCATCAAGCATGGTGCGCGGCAAAACGCTCCACGCCAGGCCGATCGAGACCATCATCTTGATGGTTTCCAGATAGTTGGTGCTCATGGCAATGTTCGGCGTCAGCCCTTGGGCCTCGAATAAACGTTGGACAATATGGTGGGTAAAGGTGTTACCGCCGGGGAAAACCGCGGGATGACCGGCAATATCCGCCAGGCTGACGGCGCCATTGCTGATCAGTGAATGCTCGGGAGCGACCACGAAATCCAGCGGGTCGTCCCAGACCGGCGTGGCTTTGACCAGCGTGTGCGGCTCCGGGGCGAGGGTGATGACCGCCAGTTCGGCGCGGCCATGGAGAATTTCCTCGTAGGCGACTTCCGAATCAAGGAACTGAATATCCAGCGCGACCTGTGGGTAGCGGCGGGTGAACTCCCGTAATAGAGGTGGCAAACGGTGCAGACCGATGTGGTGACTGGTGGCCAGCGTCAGGCGGCCGCTGACTTCGCCAGTGAGGTTGGTCAGTGCGCGGCGGGTGTCGTCCAGCACGTTGAGAATCTGATAAGCCCGCGGCAGCAGGGCGCGGCCGGCCTCGGTCAGACCGACTTCGCGACCGAGCCGATCGAACAGGCGCACCTTCAGTTGCTGCTCCAGCCCGGCGATGCGTTTGCTGATCGCCGGTTGTGTCAGGTGCAGGCGCTCGCCGGCGCCGGAGAAGCTACCTGTCTCGGCAATCGCGATAAAAGCATTGAGGTTGGCCAGATCCATGTTCGTATTCCAGTTGGTTATCCAAAGCATAAAAAATATGAATTTGAGTTATTTAATCTAACCCCATAGGATCGGCCTCACAAGCCAAAGGGTTATTGATAAGCCCAGGGCATAGAAACAAGCTGATGAGGAACCGTCTGATGGCCGGCAAAACGCTCTACGACAAGCTCTGGGATTCGCATTTGGTCAAACAGCGCGACGATGGCTCGGCGCTGATTTACATCGATCGTCACATCATTCACGAAGTGACCTCGCCGCAAGCCTTCGAAGGCCTGCGTCTGGCCGGGCGCAAGCCGTGGCGCATCGATGCCAATATCGCGACCCCGGACCACAACGTACCGACGACGCCAGAGCGCAAGGGCGGCATCGAAGCCATTGCCGATCAGGTCTCGCGTTTGCAGGTTCAGACCCTCGATGACAACTGCGATGAATACGGCATCGTCGAGTTCAAGATGAACGACGTTCGCCAAGGCATCGTCCACGTGATCAGCCCGGAGCAGGGCGCGACCTTACCGGGCATGACCGTGGTCTGCGGCGACTCGCACACCTCGACCCACGGCGCATTCGGCGCGTTGGCGCACGGTATCGGCACCTCCGAGGTCGAGCATGTGCTCGCCACCCAGTGCCTGGTCGCCAAAAAAATGAAAAACATGCTGGTGCGTGTCGAAGGGCAATTGCCGTTCGGTGTGACCGCCAAGGACATCGTCCTCGCCGTGATCGGCAAAATCGGCACCGCCGGCGGTAACGGCCACGCCATCGAATTCGCCGGCAGCGCGATCCGCGACTTGTCCGTCGAAGGCCGCATGACCATCTGCAACATGTCCATCGAAGCCGGCGCCCGCGTGGGCCTGGTGGCGGCGGATCAAAAGACTGTCGATTACGTGAAGGGCCGTCCATTCGCCCCGAAAGGCGCGGAATGGGACATGGCGGTCGAAGCCTGGAAAGATCTGGTGTCCGACGCCGACGCCAAATTCGACACCGTGGTTGAACTCGACGCTGCGCAGATCAAGCCGCAAGTCAGTTGGGGCACTTCCCCGGAAATGGTTTTGGCCGTTGATCAGAACGTGCCGGATCCAGCCAAAGAGATGGATCTGGTCAAGCGCGACTCGATCGTCCGCGCCTTGAAATACATGGGTTTGACCGCCAATCAGGCGATCACTGACATTCAACTCGATCGCGTGTTCATCGGTTCCTGCACCAACTCGCGGATCGAAGATTTGCGCGCGGCGGCAGTCATCGCAAAGGGCCGTAAAGTCGCTTCGACCATCAAGCAAGCGATCGTGGTGCCAGGTTCAGGTCTGGTGAAAGCGCAGGCGGAAGCCGAGGGTCTGGACAAGATTTTCCTCGAAGCCGGTTTTGAGTGGCGTGAGCCGGGTTGCTCGATGTGTCTGGCGATGAACCCGGACCGTTTGGAGTCTGGCGAGCATTGCGCCTCGACCTCCAACCGTAACTTCGAAGGCCGTCAGGGCACCGGTGGCCGTACCCACCTCGTGAGCCCGGCGATGGCGGCGGCGGCAGCGGTGAACGGTCGTTTCATCGACGTTCGTGAATTGATCTAAAAGGAGCGCAGCATGAAAGCTTTTACCCAGCACACCGGTCTTGTCGCGCCCTTGGATCGTGCCAACGTCGACACCGATCAGATCATTCCCAAGCAGTTTTTGAAGTCGATCAAGCGCACCGGTTTCGGCCCGAACCTGTTTGACGAATGGCGTTACCTGGATGTGGGGCAACCGTATCAGGACAACTCCAAGCGCCCGCTGAACAAGGACTTCGTCCTTAACGCCGAGCGTTATCAAGGCGCCAGCGTATTGCTGGCCCGCGAAAACTTCGGTTGCGGCTCCAGCCGTGAACACGCGCCGTGGGCGCTGGAAGAATACGGTTTTCGCAGCATCATCGCGCCGAGCTATGCCGACATCTTCTTCAACAACAGCTTCAAGAACGGCTTGCTGCCGATCATCTTGAGCGACGCTGAAGTCGATGAACTGTTCAAGCAGGTCGAGGCCGAGCCGGGCTATCAATTGCAGGTCGATCTGCAAGCGCAGACCGTGACGCGTCCGGATGGCAAGGTGTACAGCTTTGAAATTGACGCGTTCCGTAAGCACTGCCTGTTGAACGGTCTGGACGATATCGGCCTGACCTTGCAGGACGGCGATGCGATTGCGACGTTTGAGGCCAAACATCGCGTGAGTCAGCCGTGGTTGTTTCGCGACGCGTGATTGATTCGAGATTGATGTAGTCAGGGCCGGCCCCTTCGCGAGCAGGTCGAATCGTCGCACCGTCGCTCCCACATGGGAATGTATTCCAAGGTGGGAGCGAGCCTGCTCGCGAAGACGGCAGCCCGAACAACACAAATATCAGGATGTGACCATGACCAGCACCGCCCAGCACACTCAGGTCGTACAGAAGCAATTCGGTGAACAGGCCGCCGCCTACCTGAGCAGCGCCGTTCACGCTCAAGGCACTGAATTCGCCCTGCTACAAGCTGAGCTGACAGGACAGGGCAGCGCTCGGCTGCTGGACCTGGGTTGTGGCGCCGGTCACGTGAGCTTTCACGTCGCACCGCTGGTAAAAGAAGTGGTGGCCTACGACCTTTCGCAGCAAATGCTCGATGTGGTCGCGGCGGCTGCCGTAGATCGCGGGTTGAGCAACATTGCTACAGTCAACGGCGCCGCCGAGCGCCTGCCGTTTGCCGATGGCGAGTTCGACTTCGTGTTCAGCCGTTATTCGGCGCACCACTGGAGCGATCTCGGTGTGGCCCTGCGCGAAGTTCGCCGGGTGCTGAAGCCGGGCGGCGTGGCGGCGTTTGTTGACGTGTTGTCACCGGGCAGTCCGTTGTTCGACACTTACCTGCAAAGCGTCGAAGTGCTGCGCGACACCAGCCATGTGCGCGATTATTCCGCTGGCGAGTGGTTGCGTCAGGTCAGCGAGGCCGGTTTGCATACGCGTAGCACCACGCGTCAGCGTCTGCGGCTTGAGTACAGCAGTTGGGTCGAACGCATGCGTACACCTGAAGTGATGCGCGCGGCGATCCGCCAGTTGCAGCAGTCGATGGGCAACGAAGTGCGCGAATATTTTGAGATTGATGCCGATGGCTCGTTCAGTACTGATGTAATCGTGCTGATGGCGCAACGGTAAGCATTTTTCCGGGAGTGCCAGTAAACGGCGCACCGACTGAAGACACGAGGAAAGCATGAGCAAGCAGATTCTGATTCTCCCAGGTGATGGTATTGGTCCGGAAATCATGGCCGAAGCGGTCAAGGTGCTGGAGCTTGCCAACGACAAGTACAGCCTGGGCTTCGAGCTGAGCCATGACGTGATCGGTGGTGCCGCCATCGACAAGCACGGCGTGCCGCTGGCTGACGAAACCCTCGACCGTGCCCGCGCTGCCGATGCCGTGCTGCTGGGCGCTGTCGGTGGCCCGAAATGGGACGCCATCGAGCGCGACATCCGTCCTGAACGCGGTCTGCTGAAAATCCGTGCGCAACTGGGCCTGTTCGGCAACCTGCGTCCGGCGATTCTCTATCCGCAACTGGCCGATGCTTCTAGCCTCAAGCCGGAAATCGTTGCCGGTCTGGACATCCTGATCGTTCGTGAGCTGACCGGCGGCATTTACTTCGGCGCGCCACGTGGCACTCGCGAGCTGGAAAACGGCGAGCGCCAGGCCTACGACACCCTGCCGTACAGCGAAAGCGAAATCCGCCGCATCGCCCGTGTCGGTTTCGACATGGCCATGGTCCGTGGCAAGAAACTGTGCTCGGTGGACAAGGCCAACGTGTTGGCGTCCAGCCAGCTGTGGCGTGAAGTGGTCGGGCAAGTGGCCAAGGATTACCCGCAAGTCGAACTGAGCCACATGTACGTCGACAACGCCGCCATGCAACTGGTGCGTGCGCCGAAGCAATTTGACGTGATCGTTACCGACAACCTGTTCGGCGACATCCTGTCCGACGAAGCGTCGATGCTCACCGGCTCCATCGGCATGCTGCCGTCGGCCTCGCTGGATGCCAACAACAAGGGCATGTATGAGCCTTGCCACGGTTCGGCGCCGGACATTGCCGGTAAAGGTATTGCCAACCCGTTGGCGACCATTCTGTCGGTGTCGATGATGCTGCGTTACAGCTTCAATCTGCACGAAGCAGCCGATGCCATCGAGAAAGCCGTCAGCGTCGTGCTCGATCAAGGGCTGCGTACTGGCGACATCTTCTCGGCCGGTTGCACTAAAGTCGGTACGCAGGAAATGGGCGACGCAGTAGTCGCCGCGCTGCGGAATCTGTAATCTCTCCGGCCCGCTGCGAAATTCAATACAAAGCAGCGGTCCACTTTTCAAGAAGGTGTAGTTGCGATGAAACGTGTAGGTCTGATCGGTTGGCGCGGTATGGTCGGTTCCGTGCTCATGCAGCGGATGCTGGAAGAGCAGGATTTCGATCTTATCGAGCCGGTGTTTTTCACCACTTCCAATGTCGGTGGCCAAGGCCCGTCCGTGGGCAAGGACATTGCTCCGCTCAAGGACGCTTACAGCATTGAAGAGCTGAAGACCCTCGACGTGATCCTGACCTGCCAGGGCGGCGACTACACCAGCGAAGTGTTCCCCAAGCTGCGTGAGGCCGGTTGGCAGGGTTACTGGATCGACGCGGCCTCGAGCCTGCGCATGAACGATGACGCGGTCATCATTCTCGATCCGGTCAACCGCAAGGTCATCGACCAGCAACTGGACGCAGGCACCAAGAACTACATCGGCGGCAACTGCACCGTCAGCCTGATGCTGATGGGCCTGGGCGGTCTGTTCGAAGCCGGTCTGGTCGAGTGGATGAGCGCCATGACTTATCAGGCGGCTTCCGGTGCCGGCGCGCAGAACATGCGTGAACTGATCAAGCAAATGGGCGCGACTCACGCTGCCGTTGCTGATCAACTGGCCGATCCGGCCAGCGCGATCCTCGACATCGACCGTCGTGTGGCCGACGCCATGCGCAGCGAAGCGTACCCGACCGAGAACTTCGGCGTGCCGCTGGCCGGCAGCCTGATCCCGTGGATCGACAAGGAACTGCCGAACGGTCAGAGCCGCGAAGAGTGGAAAGCCCAGGCCGAGACCAACAAGATTCTGGGTCGCTTCAAAAGCCCGATCCCGGTCGACGGCATCTGCGTGCGCATCGGCGCCATGCGTTGCCACAGCCAGGCGCTGACCATCAAGCTGAACAAAGACGTGCCGATCGCCGACATCGAAGGGCTGATCAGTCAGCACAATCCTTGGGTCAAACTGGTGCCGAACCAGCGCGAAATCAGCATGCAGGAGCTGAGCCCGACCAAGGTGACTGGCACCCTGAATGTTCCGGTGGGGCGTCTGCGCAAGCTGAACATGGGCACCCAGTATCTGGGCGCCTTCACCGTCGGCGACCAACTGCTGTGGGGCGCGGCCGAACCGCTGCGTCGCATGCTGCGGATTTTGCTGGAGCGTTGATCGCTTGCAGCAATGAAAGAGCTCGCGCCTTGTGAGAGGTGCGGGTTTTTTTATGCTTCAGATTTCTCGATTGCCTGTACCGGCCTCTTCGCGAGCAGGCTCGCTCCCACAGGGGAATGCATTTCAAAGTGGGAGCGAGCCTGCTCGCGAAGAGGCCGGTACAGCGACCACAAATGCTGGGCAGAAATTGCCTGTGCGCCAGTCACCCGGTAAAGTGCCGCTCCCCCCGTTTCGCCAGAGGTAGAATCATGACCCAGACCCTAGATATTGCCGTGATCGGCGCCACCGGTACTGTCGGCGAAACCCTCGTACAGATTCTCGAAGAGCGCGACTTCCCGGTCGGCAACCTGCACCTGCTGGCCAGCAGCGAATCCGCCGGCAGTTCCGTGCTGTACCGCAACAAGAACGTACGCGTGCGCGAAGTCGATGAGTTCGATTTCAGCAAGGTCAAACTGGTGTTTTTCGCTGCCGGTCCAGCCATCACCCTGAGCTACGCTGCCCGCGCCCATGCTGCCGGCTGCTCGCTGATCGACCTGTCGGGCGCCTTGCCGGCCGATCAGGCGCCGCAAGTGGTGCCGGAAGCCAACGCCGCTGTGCTCGCCGGTTTGAAAGCGCCGTTTCAGGTCAGCAGCCCCAGCCCGTCGGCCACTTCGCTCGCCGTAGTGTTGGCGCCGCTGCTTGAGCTGATCGATCTGCAGTACGTCAACGTCACCGCCAATCTCGCCGTTTCCGCCCAGGGTCGCGAAGCCGTCACCGAGCTGGCACGTCAAACAGCCGAGCTGCTTAATATGCGCCCGCTGGAGCCAACCTTCTTTGATCGCCAGATGGCGTTTAACCTGTTGGCGCAGGTCGGCACGCCTGATGCGCAGGGCCACACGCTGCTGGAAAAACGTCTGGTGCGCGAGCTGCGCCAGGTGCTGGCGCAGCCTTTATTAAAGATTTCCGCAACTTGCGTTCAAGCCCCGGTGTTTTTTGGCGATAGCTTTAGCGTGACCTTGCAGTCAGCGCAGGCTGTCGACCTGGTAAAGGTCAATGCCGCGCTGGAAGATGCGCCGGGTATCGAACTGGTCGAGGCGGGTGATTATCCGACGGCGGTCGGCGATGCGGTGGGGCAGGACGTTGTCTATGTCGGTCGCGTGCGCAACGGTGTCGATGACCCGGCGGAACTTAATCTGTGGCTGACGTCAGATAACGTACGTAAAGGCGCGGCCCTTAACGCTGTGCAGGTGGCTGAATTGTTGATAAAAGACCTGCTGTAAAAGATACTTGGCAACAATTTGTCGACTGATTCTAGCCGGGCGCTATGCTTGGCCGGAGCACTCGATAACGTTTCACCCTCCGGGACTTTCCGGGGCATCAAAGAAATGATCGCGCGCGACACCTGTCGTCGTCGCGCGCAATGCCTTACGGCAGCGGCAATCAACATCTTCTCGCTGGCCGAGGAACGTTCAAACAAAGGATGAGGCTATGGTTCAAGTTCGCAAACTGGTGTTAGCAATAGCGGCCGCGTCGGCGCTGTCCTCCGGTATGGCGCATGCCCTCGGGCTCGGGGAGCTGACCCTGAAGTCGACCCTGAACCAGCCGCTGGTGGCTGAAATCGAGCTGCTCGACGTCAAGGATCTCACCGCTGCCGAAGTGGTGCCGAGCCTGGCCTCGCCGGAAGATTTCGCCAAGGCCGGCGTTGATCGCCAGGCTTTCCTTAACGATCTGACGTTTACCCCGGTGCTCAACGCCAGCGGCAAAAGCGTGCTGCGCGTAACGTCGAGCAAGCCGCTGTCGGAACCGATGGTGAAATTCCTCGTGCAGGTGATGTGGCCGAACGGCCGTCTGCTGCGCGATTACAGCGTGCTGCTGGATCCATCGAAGTTCTCGCCGCAGACTGCTGATGCCGCCGCGCAACCGGCGCCGTCGCAAACCGTCACCGCGCCGACCACTGGCGCCACGCACCCGGCTCAATACACCACCACGCCGCGCGACACCCTGTGGGAAATCGCCGCGAAGGCGCGCACTGGCGGTTCGGTGCAGCAGACCATGCTGGCCATTCAAGCGCTGAACCCGGACGCTTTCATCGGCGGCAACATCAACCGGCTGAAAAGCGGTCAGGTGCTGCGCCTGCCGGACTCGGTGCAGAGCACTTCACTGCCACAGTCCAAAGCCATTGCTGAAGTCGCCGCGCAAAACGAGGCCTGGCGTCAGGGCCGTCGTTATGTGGCCAAGCCTGGCAGCGGTCAGCAGCAGCTCGATGCGACCAATCGTGGTCGCGGCAATAGCGGCGCTGCGCCAGATGCCAAAGACAACCTGAGCCTGGTCTCTGCCGAAAGCGCCAAGGCGCGCGGCAAAGGCCCGGCCGGCGATGCCAAGGCCCTGAGCAACAAGCTCGCGCTCACTCAGGAAAGCCTCGACACGACCCGTCGTGACAATGAGGAACTGAAAAGCCGCATGTCCGATCTGCAAAGTCAGCTGGACAAGCTGCAAAAGCTGATCGAGCTGAAGAACAATCAACTGGCGAAGATGCAGGCCGAAGGCGCGGGCGCCGCGCCGGCCGGCAATCCTGCCGCTGCGCCGGTTCCGGCGATTACCGCCGAACTGGCCGCCACGCCGCCGGCCACTCCGGTCGATGCTGCATCGCCTACGCCAGAGTCGGCCATCGCACCACCGGCTGAAACGCCTGCCGAGACCCCCGTTGTAGAGCCGAAACCGGTTGTCGATGACGAAAAAACCTTCAACGAGCTG from Pseudomonas baetica includes the following:
- the asd gene encoding aspartate-semialdehyde dehydrogenase encodes the protein MKRVGLIGWRGMVGSVLMQRMLEEQDFDLIEPVFFTTSNVGGQGPSVGKDIAPLKDAYSIEELKTLDVILTCQGGDYTSEVFPKLREAGWQGYWIDAASSLRMNDDAVIILDPVNRKVIDQQLDAGTKNYIGGNCTVSLMLMGLGGLFEAGLVEWMSAMTYQAASGAGAQNMRELIKQMGATHAAVADQLADPASAILDIDRRVADAMRSEAYPTENFGVPLAGSLIPWIDKELPNGQSREEWKAQAETNKILGRFKSPIPVDGICVRIGAMRCHSQALTIKLNKDVPIADIEGLISQHNPWVKLVPNQREISMQELSPTKVTGTLNVPVGRLRKLNMGTQYLGAFTVGDQLLWGAAEPLRRMLRILLER
- a CDS encoding LysR family transcriptional regulator, with the protein product MDLANLNAFIAIAETGSFSGAGERLHLTQPAISKRIAGLEQQLKVRLFDRLGREVGLTEAGRALLPRAYQILNVLDDTRRALTNLTGEVSGRLTLATSHHIGLHRLPPLLREFTRRYPQVALDIQFLDSEVAYEEILHGRAELAVITLAPEPHTLVKATPVWDDPLDFVVAPEHSLISNGAVSLADIAGHPAVFPGGNTFTHHIVQRLFEAQGLTPNIAMSTNYLETIKMMVSIGLAWSVLPRTMLDEQVASIALPGIQLTRQLGYIVHTERTLSNAARAFMALLDAQIDLPGIQG
- the leuD gene encoding 3-isopropylmalate dehydratase small subunit, with translation MKAFTQHTGLVAPLDRANVDTDQIIPKQFLKSIKRTGFGPNLFDEWRYLDVGQPYQDNSKRPLNKDFVLNAERYQGASVLLARENFGCGSSREHAPWALEEYGFRSIIAPSYADIFFNNSFKNGLLPIILSDAEVDELFKQVEAEPGYQLQVDLQAQTVTRPDGKVYSFEIDAFRKHCLLNGLDDIGLTLQDGDAIATFEAKHRVSQPWLFRDA
- the leuC gene encoding 3-isopropylmalate dehydratase large subunit, with amino-acid sequence MAGKTLYDKLWDSHLVKQRDDGSALIYIDRHIIHEVTSPQAFEGLRLAGRKPWRIDANIATPDHNVPTTPERKGGIEAIADQVSRLQVQTLDDNCDEYGIVEFKMNDVRQGIVHVISPEQGATLPGMTVVCGDSHTSTHGAFGALAHGIGTSEVEHVLATQCLVAKKMKNMLVRVEGQLPFGVTAKDIVLAVIGKIGTAGGNGHAIEFAGSAIRDLSVEGRMTICNMSIEAGARVGLVAADQKTVDYVKGRPFAPKGAEWDMAVEAWKDLVSDADAKFDTVVELDAAQIKPQVSWGTSPEMVLAVDQNVPDPAKEMDLVKRDSIVRALKYMGLTANQAITDIQLDRVFIGSCTNSRIEDLRAAAVIAKGRKVASTIKQAIVVPGSGLVKAQAEAEGLDKIFLEAGFEWREPGCSMCLAMNPDRLESGEHCASTSNRNFEGRQGTGGRTHLVSPAMAAAAAVNGRFIDVRELI
- the leuB gene encoding 3-isopropylmalate dehydrogenase, coding for MSKQILILPGDGIGPEIMAEAVKVLELANDKYSLGFELSHDVIGGAAIDKHGVPLADETLDRARAADAVLLGAVGGPKWDAIERDIRPERGLLKIRAQLGLFGNLRPAILYPQLADASSLKPEIVAGLDILIVRELTGGIYFGAPRGTRELENGERQAYDTLPYSESEIRRIARVGFDMAMVRGKKLCSVDKANVLASSQLWREVVGQVAKDYPQVELSHMYVDNAAMQLVRAPKQFDVIVTDNLFGDILSDEASMLTGSIGMLPSASLDANNKGMYEPCHGSAPDIAGKGIANPLATILSVSMMLRYSFNLHEAADAIEKAVSVVLDQGLRTGDIFSAGCTKVGTQEMGDAVVAALRNL
- a CDS encoding class I SAM-dependent methyltransferase, translated to MTSTAQHTQVVQKQFGEQAAAYLSSAVHAQGTEFALLQAELTGQGSARLLDLGCGAGHVSFHVAPLVKEVVAYDLSQQMLDVVAAAAVDRGLSNIATVNGAAERLPFADGEFDFVFSRYSAHHWSDLGVALREVRRVLKPGGVAAFVDVLSPGSPLFDTYLQSVEVLRDTSHVRDYSAGEWLRQVSEAGLHTRSTTRQRLRLEYSSWVERMRTPEVMRAAIRQLQQSMGNEVREYFEIDADGSFSTDVIVLMAQR
- a CDS encoding aspartate-semialdehyde dehydrogenase, whose amino-acid sequence is MTQTLDIAVIGATGTVGETLVQILEERDFPVGNLHLLASSESAGSSVLYRNKNVRVREVDEFDFSKVKLVFFAAGPAITLSYAARAHAAGCSLIDLSGALPADQAPQVVPEANAAVLAGLKAPFQVSSPSPSATSLAVVLAPLLELIDLQYVNVTANLAVSAQGREAVTELARQTAELLNMRPLEPTFFDRQMAFNLLAQVGTPDAQGHTLLEKRLVRELRQVLAQPLLKISATCVQAPVFFGDSFSVTLQSAQAVDLVKVNAALEDAPGIELVEAGDYPTAVGDAVGQDVVYVGRVRNGVDDPAELNLWLTSDNVRKGAALNAVQVAELLIKDLL